The following proteins are co-located in the Flectobacillus major DSM 103 genome:
- a CDS encoding BatA domain-containing protein, with protein sequence MLELLNPLMLWGALAISIPIVIHFWHQKKGKIIAWAATSWLIEKNLQQARGLRLDNWVLLLLRCILLLILAFYLAKPLVSFWQKSDTPAKIHLVQPNALIVDNFKFEIENALKKKEKCYWLNASLEPIQAIGTLPTQQDFDANILQSSLNKVSNVIDNEEVELYFVNSSALAKLPHIYVPTHFELHSLTDSTQKNKNAVLALADGKKVLVDANNQLKVSTETLDNAPIAHTGALKVLLLNTNTVEKQSIKAALNALTNVYQIAFDITEQNMPNTLYDMVFADKTIANPSKNTWYIYTDTDHQRPLPEHHDVLAIPTKLLPQTSEMVFNGQLPEYLGEKIIEHFGLQNTSNSLSHQQLNTLFKTQTYPKKAINSGFPKVLLLVFILLLSLERWIAIYKNT encoded by the coding sequence ATGCTAGAATTACTAAATCCTTTGATGCTATGGGGTGCTTTGGCTATTTCGATACCCATTGTTATACACTTTTGGCATCAAAAAAAAGGAAAGATTATTGCTTGGGCAGCTACTAGCTGGTTGATTGAGAAAAACCTTCAACAAGCCCGAGGACTCCGATTAGACAATTGGGTATTATTGCTATTGAGATGTATTTTGTTGTTGATATTGGCTTTTTATTTAGCAAAGCCTCTAGTAAGCTTTTGGCAAAAAAGTGATACTCCTGCCAAAATACATTTGGTACAGCCTAATGCCCTGATTGTCGATAACTTTAAGTTTGAAATAGAAAATGCCCTGAAAAAAAAGGAAAAGTGCTATTGGCTAAATGCCTCATTAGAGCCTATTCAGGCTATTGGCACTTTGCCTACTCAGCAGGATTTCGATGCCAATATTTTACAGAGTAGCTTGAATAAAGTGTCGAATGTAATTGATAATGAAGAAGTTGAGCTGTATTTTGTCAATAGCAGTGCCTTGGCTAAATTACCTCATATTTATGTGCCTACTCATTTTGAGCTACATTCACTTACCGATTCAACACAAAAAAATAAGAACGCTGTGCTAGCCCTTGCCGATGGCAAAAAGGTATTGGTCGATGCCAATAACCAGCTAAAAGTAAGTACCGAAACCCTTGACAATGCACCAATAGCTCATACGGGGGCGTTGAAAGTTTTATTATTGAATACCAATACTGTAGAAAAACAGAGTATCAAAGCAGCCCTCAATGCCCTAACAAACGTATATCAAATAGCCTTTGATATAACAGAGCAAAATATGCCTAATACGTTGTACGACATGGTATTTGCTGATAAAACAATAGCAAACCCAAGCAAGAATACATGGTATATTTATACCGATACCGACCACCAGAGGCCATTACCAGAACACCATGATGTTTTGGCAATACCAACAAAGCTATTACCCCAAACCTCAGAAATGGTTTTTAATGGGCAGTTGCCAGAATATCTCGGCGAAAAAATCATTGAACATTTTGGTCTTCAAAATACCAGTAATTCACTTAGTCATCAACAGCTCAATACCTTGTTCAAAACACAAACGTATCCTAAAAAAGCTATCAATAGTGGATTTCCTAAAGTCTTATTGTTGGTTTTTATCTTACTGCTAAGTCTTGAACGTTGGATTGCTATTTATAAAAATACATGA